In Candidatus Methylomirabilota bacterium, the genomic window CGCGCCACGGGCTCTCGCGTCCCGGCTCGGTGAGGGTGCCGCGGTGCTCGCGGATCTCGTCGGCCGAGAGGTCGTCCACGTAGGCTCGGCCGGCGCGGATGAGCTGCTCGGCCCACTCGTAGAGCCGCGGGAAGTAGTCGCTGGCGTAGTGGAGGTGCCGGCCCCAGTCGAAGCCGAGCCAGCGCACGTCGCGGGTGATGGCGTCGACGTACTCCTGGCTCTCCTTGGTCGGATTGGTGTCGTCGAAGCGCAGATGGCAGCGGCCGCCCAGCTCGGCGGCCAGCCCGAAGTCGAGGCAGATGGCCTTGGCGTGGCCGATGTGCAGGTAGCCGTTGGGCTCCGGCGGGAACCGGGTCACGATCGGCGGGGAGAACCGGCCGGTGGCGAAGTCCTCGAGGGCGGCGTCCCGGACGAAGTGGGAGGGCCGGATGGGCTCGGTCATGGCCCCGATCCTACCATCGGCGATACAATGAAGCCCTTATGCCCGAGCCGGTTCGCGTTCGCTTTCCACCCAGCCCGACGGGCCATCTGCACGTCGGCGGGGCCCGCACCGCGCTCTTCAACTGGCTCTTCGCGCGCCACCACGGCGGGGTCTACGTGCTCCGCATCGAGGACACCGACACCTCCCGCTCGACCGAGGAGTACACGCAGTCGATCCTCGACGCGCTGCGGTGGCTCACGCTCGGATGGGACGAGGGGCCGCCCACGCCGGGCTACCGCCAGACCGAGCGGTTCGAGATCTACCGCGCCCACGCCGAGCGGCTGCTGCGGGAGGGCAAGGCCTATCGCTGCCGCTGCACCCCGGAGAGGCTCGACACCCTCCGCACGGCCGCCGAGGCGCGCAAGGAGACGTTCCGGTATCCGGGCACCTGCCGCGACGCGAACGTGCCCGCCTCGGAGCCCCACGCGCTCCGGCTGCGCATCCCGACGGACGGCGAGACAGTGATCGACGACGTCATCCGCGGGCGGGTCACGGTCAGCCACGCCGAGCTGGACGACTGGATCCTCGTCCGCACCGACGGCACCCCGACCTACAACTTCTGCGTGGTGGTGGACGACGTGGCCATGAAGATCACCCACGTGATCCGCGGCAACGATCATCTCTCCAACACCCCGAAGCAGGTGCTGTGCTATCAGGCGCTGGGCTACCCGCTGCCGGTGTTCGCTCACATGCCCATGATCCTCGCCGCCGACAAGACGCGCCTGTCCAAGCGGCACGGCGCCACCTCGGTGCTGGCCTTCCGCGAGATGGGGATCCTGCCCGAGGCGATGCTGAACTACCTGGCCCGCCTCGGCTGGTCGCACGGCGACCAGGAGATCTTCTCGCTCGACGAGATGGTGCGCCATTTCGACCTGGCCCGCGTGGGCAGCGCCGACGCGGTGTTCGACCTCGAGAAGTTCAAGTGGGTCAACCACCAGTGGATCAAGGCGCTCCCCGCCGAGCGCCTGGCCCGCGATCTCGTCCCCTTCCTCGAGCGGGCCGGCCTGCCCGTGCCAGGCGATCTTGCCTGGCTCGCCCGGGTGGTAAACACGTTGAAAGAGCGCGCCCGGACGCTGGTCGAGATGGCCGAGCAGGCCGCCTTCTACCTGAAGGCGCCGACCGCCTACGACCCGGCGGCCACCGCCAAGTTCTGGAAGGACTCGGCGGCCGATCGCTACGCGCTCCTGATCAAGCGGTTGGAGGCGCAGGAGGCGATGGACCCGGCGGCGCTGGAGGCGCTCTACCGGTTCCTCGCCGCCGATCTCGGGCTCAAGCTGGTGGACCTGGCCCAGCTGACGCGGATCGCGGTCACCGGCAAGACCGCGAGCCCGCCCATCTTCGAGGTGGTGAGCATCCTCGGCCGAGCCGAGACGCTGACGCGGCTCCGGACGGCGGCGGCCGTGGTGGAGCGGGGCCGGTGAGGCGGCTCCTGCTCGCGCGTCACGGCCAGTCGGTCTCCAACGCGGTCCGCAAGTTCCAGGGCGCGCAGGACGTGGCGCTGTCGCCGCTGGGCATCCGCCAGGCCGAGGCGCTGCGCGGGATCATCGGCCGCCGCTCCATCGCCCACGTCTACGTGAGTCCCCTCGAGCGCGCGCGCCGCACCGCCGAGATCGCGCTGGACGGGCTCGGACGCCCGGTCACGGTGGTGGACGACCTGCGCGAGCTGTCGCTCGGCGAATGGGAGGGCTGCACGGTCGAGGAGATTCGCACTCGCCCGGGCGACCCCTACACGCGGTGGGTGCGCGATCCGGTCCTGTGCCTGCCCCCGGGCAGCGAGCCGCTGGGCGACGTGCAGGCGCGGGTGCTGCGCGTGATCGAGGAGATCGGCCGCGCGCACCCCAACGGCGACGACGTGCTGATCGTCTCGCACGGCGGCGTCATCAGCGCGCTGCTCGCCCACTGGCTCGGCCTGCCGCTGTCGTCGATCTGGCGGATCGCGGTGGCCAACTGCTCGCTCTCGGAGATCTCCCCGCCGCGGGTGGTGTCGGTGAACGAGACCGGCCACCTGCGCGATATCGACGTCCCGATCACCGCGCCGCTGAGCCCCTGACATGACCCTGCTGGCGCTGTTCGGCGGTCTGGCCCTGCTGCTCTACGGCATGCAGCTGATCGGCGAGGGCCTGCAGCGCGCGGCGGGTGGTCACCTGCGACACCTGCTCACGCGCATGACCCGCACGCGCCTGGCCGCGGTGGCCTCGGGCGTGCTGGTGACCTCGATCATCCAGTCCTCGTCGGCCACCACCCTCATGCTGATCGGCTTCGTCTCGGCCGGCCTGCTCACGTTCCCGCAGTCGCTCGGGGTGATCCTGGGCGCCGACATCGGCACCACCGTCACCGTCCAGCTGCTCGCCTTCAAGGTGCAGGAATTGTCGCTGCTCCTGGTCGGCGTCGGCTTCGCCATGGCCTTCTTCGGCCGGCGCGGCCTCATCAAGCACGGCGGGCAGGTGATCCTCGGCTTCGGCTTCATCTTCCTCGGCATGAAGGTGATGAACGACGGGCTGGCGCCGCTGGCCGATCAGGATCTGACGCGCCAGGTGCTGGTGGCCCTGGCCGGCAACCCGTTCCTCGGCCTGCTGGTGGGGGCCGGGCTCAGCGCGGGCATGGCCTCCTCGGCGGCCACGATCGGGCTCACCCTGTCGCTCGCCCACCAGGGGCTGCTGCCGCTGGCCGCGGCCATTCCGGTCGTGCTCGGCGCCAACATTGGCACGTGCGCGACCGCGCTGGCGGCCAGCCTGCGCTCCTCCGCGGACGCGCGGCGGGTGGCGCTGGCCCACATCGCGTTCAAGGTCCTGGGCGTGGCGCTGGTATTCCCGTTCATCACCCCCCTCACGACCCTGATGGCCTATACCGCGGCCGACCCGGCGCGGCAGATCGCCAACACCCATACCCTGTTCAACGTGGCCATCAGCGCCCTGTTCCTGCCCTTCGCCCCCTGGGCCGCGCGGGTCATCACCGCGCTGGTGCCGGAGGAGGAGCGGGGGGACAATCCCTACCGGACGCGCTATCTGGACGACCGCTTCCTCGAGCAGCCGGCGCTGGCCATCGGCCAGGCGACGCGGGAAGCGCTGCGCATGGGCGACGTGGCCCAGGCGATGCTTCGCGATGCGATGGTGGTGCTGCGGACGGATAACCAGGAGCTGCTGGAGGACGTGGAGCGACGTGATGACCAGCTGGACTATCTGGAGCGCGAGATCAAGCTGTTCATCGCGCGCCTCGGGCGGGAGACCATGAGCAACGACCTGGCTCAGAAGGAGATCGCGCTGATCTCCTTCATCGGCAATCTCGAGAACATCGGCGACATCATCGACAAGAACCTGATGGAGCTGGCGCGCAAGAAGCTCTACCAGGGGCGCCGCTTCTCGGAGACCGGCGAGGCCGAGCTGCTGGAGTTCCACGGGATGGTCTCGAAGAACCTCGAGCGCGCCATCGCCGGCTTCGCGGCCAACGACCGCAGCCTCGCCCAGGAGGTGCTGGACCAGCGGCCGGTGGTGCGGCAGCGCGAGCGCGAGCTGCGCGACTCCCACCTGGCCCGGCTGCGCCGCGGGCTCGCCGAGTCGCTCGAGACCTCGGAGATCCACCTCGACGTGCTCACCAACCTCAAGCGGATCTCCTCGCACATCACCGCGCTGGTGTACCCGATCCTCGAAGAGGAGCCCTAGCGTGGCCAGCCGACTCCGCATCCTCGTCATCGCCTCCGAGGTCGCGCCCTTCGCCAAGACGGGCGGCCTCGCGGATGTGGCGGGCGCACTGCCCCGGGCCCTGGCCGGGCTCGGCCACGACGTGCGCGTCATGATGCCGAAGTACCGCGGCGCCGAGGCGCACGCCACCGAGACGCGGATCGTGGTGCCGAGCATCCAGGTGCCGCTGGTCGACCGCGTCGCCGAGGGCGCGCTGATCGAGGCGCGCGGCGCCTCGGGCGTGCCGGTGTACCTGCTCGAGCACGAGCACTATTACAATCGCGACAGCCTCTACGGCACCGCCGACGGCGACTACTGGGACAACTGCGAGCGCTTCGTATTCTTCTGCCGCGCGGCGCTGGAGAGCCTGGCCCGGCTCGAGGCGGCGAGCTCCGGCGTGCGCTGGCAGCCGCAGGTCATCCACGCCAACGACTGGCAGACCGGCCTGCTGCCGGTGTACCTGCGCACGCTCTATCGCGACCACCCGGTCGTGGGCAACCTGGCCAGCCTGTTCACCATCCACAACCTCGCCTACCAGGGCGTGTTCTGGCACTATGACATGCCGATGACCGGGCTCGGCTGGGACCTCTTCACCCCGGCCGGCATCGAGTTCTACGGCAAGCTCAACTTCCTGAAGGGCGCGCTCGTGTTCTCCGACCTCCTGACCACCGTGAGCCGCACCTACGCGCGCGAGATCCGCACCGCCGAGTTCGGCAACGGGCTCGAGGGCGTGCTGGAAGACCGCAGCCACGATCTGCACGGCGTGATCAACGGCATCGACTACGACGTGTGGAACCCGCAGAAGGACGCGGCCATCGCGCACCCCTACTCGGGCGACGACCCCGAGCCCAAGGCGATCTGTCGCGAAGCGCTGCGGCGCGAGCTCGGGCTGGACGACGCGGCGGGGCCGATCATCGGGGTGGTGACCCGCCTGGCCCAGCAGAAGGGCATGGACCTGCTATTGCAAGCGCTCCCCGGCGTTCTGGCCGAGGGCGCCCAGCTGGTGGTGCTGGGCTCGGGTGAGACGCTCCTCGAGGAGGGCTTCCGCGAGGCGGCGGTCGCGCACCCCGGCCAGATCGCGGTCCGCATCGGGTTCGACGACGAGCTCTCGCGCCGCATCTACGCGGGCAGCGACGCGTTCCTCATGCCCTCGCGCTACGAGCCGTGCGGGCTCGGCCAGCTCATCGCGCTCCGTTACGGGAGCGCGCCGATCGTGCGGCGCACCGGCGGGCTGGCCGACACCGTGATCGAGTTCGATCCGGCCCGGCGCACCGGCACCGGCTTCGTGTTCGACGCGTTCACCGCCGAGGCCCTGGTCGGTGCGGTGCACCGCGCCGCCTCGACGTACCGGCAGCCTTCTCCGTGGAAGGCCCTGATCCGCAACGCCATGGCCGAGGATTTCTCGTGGGACGCCTCGGCGCGGGAATACGTCACCCTCTACCGCAAGGC contains:
- the glgA gene encoding glycogen synthase GlgA; translation: MASRLRILVIASEVAPFAKTGGLADVAGALPRALAGLGHDVRVMMPKYRGAEAHATETRIVVPSIQVPLVDRVAEGALIEARGASGVPVYLLEHEHYYNRDSLYGTADGDYWDNCERFVFFCRAALESLARLEAASSGVRWQPQVIHANDWQTGLLPVYLRTLYRDHPVVGNLASLFTIHNLAYQGVFWHYDMPMTGLGWDLFTPAGIEFYGKLNFLKGALVFSDLLTTVSRTYAREIRTAEFGNGLEGVLEDRSHDLHGVINGIDYDVWNPQKDAAIAHPYSGDDPEPKAICREALRRELGLDDAAGPIIGVVTRLAQQKGMDLLLQALPGVLAEGAQLVVLGSGETLLEEGFREAAVAHPGQIAVRIGFDDELSRRIYAGSDAFLMPSRYEPCGLGQLIALRYGSAPIVRRTGGLADTVIEFDPARRTGTGFVFDAFTAEALVGAVHRAASTYRQPSPWKALIRNAMAEDFSWDASAREYVTLYRKALKARSGSSPRRSA
- a CDS encoding Na/Pi cotransporter family protein encodes the protein MTLLALFGGLALLLYGMQLIGEGLQRAAGGHLRHLLTRMTRTRLAAVASGVLVTSIIQSSSATTLMLIGFVSAGLLTFPQSLGVILGADIGTTVTVQLLAFKVQELSLLLVGVGFAMAFFGRRGLIKHGGQVILGFGFIFLGMKVMNDGLAPLADQDLTRQVLVALAGNPFLGLLVGAGLSAGMASSAATIGLTLSLAHQGLLPLAAAIPVVLGANIGTCATALAASLRSSADARRVALAHIAFKVLGVALVFPFITPLTTLMAYTAADPARQIANTHTLFNVAISALFLPFAPWAARVITALVPEEERGDNPYRTRYLDDRFLEQPALAIGQATREALRMGDVAQAMLRDAMVVLRTDNQELLEDVERRDDQLDYLEREIKLFIARLGRETMSNDLAQKEIALISFIGNLENIGDIIDKNLMELARKKLYQGRRFSETGEAELLEFHGMVSKNLERAIAGFAANDRSLAQEVLDQRPVVRQRERELRDSHLARLRRGLAESLETSEIHLDVLTNLKRISSHITALVYPILEEEP
- a CDS encoding histidine phosphatase family protein yields the protein MRRLLLARHGQSVSNAVRKFQGAQDVALSPLGIRQAEALRGIIGRRSIAHVYVSPLERARRTAEIALDGLGRPVTVVDDLRELSLGEWEGCTVEEIRTRPGDPYTRWVRDPVLCLPPGSEPLGDVQARVLRVIEEIGRAHPNGDDVLIVSHGGVISALLAHWLGLPLSSIWRIAVANCSLSEISPPRVVSVNETGHLRDIDVPITAPLSP
- the gltX gene encoding glutamate--tRNA ligase, encoding MPEPVRVRFPPSPTGHLHVGGARTALFNWLFARHHGGVYVLRIEDTDTSRSTEEYTQSILDALRWLTLGWDEGPPTPGYRQTERFEIYRAHAERLLREGKAYRCRCTPERLDTLRTAAEARKETFRYPGTCRDANVPASEPHALRLRIPTDGETVIDDVIRGRVTVSHAELDDWILVRTDGTPTYNFCVVVDDVAMKITHVIRGNDHLSNTPKQVLCYQALGYPLPVFAHMPMILAADKTRLSKRHGATSVLAFREMGILPEAMLNYLARLGWSHGDQEIFSLDEMVRHFDLARVGSADAVFDLEKFKWVNHQWIKALPAERLARDLVPFLERAGLPVPGDLAWLARVVNTLKERARTLVEMAEQAAFYLKAPTAYDPAATAKFWKDSAADRYALLIKRLEAQEAMDPAALEALYRFLAADLGLKLVDLAQLTRIAVTGKTASPPIFEVVSILGRAETLTRLRTAAAVVERGR